One Aspergillus oryzae RIB40 DNA, chromosome 2 genomic window carries:
- a CDS encoding uncharacterized protein (3-hydroxyacyl-CoA dehydrogenase), with product MSQPSSRPVVVLGAGVLGRRIASVFLAGGYNVHIRDPSSQALSDASSYINSHLQEFTALTPSQRTGGTYKTFTEIPAAVTDAWLVVEAVPEKLPLKISTFAEVDRNAPADCIIASNSSSFKSRHMLDEVKPERREMVLNMHFTMPPAIRTVELMTDGETSPKLFNLLTGVLRDCGMIPVTARRESTGFIFNRLWAAIKREIMFILAEDVSSPEEIDLLWENMFQLPSSLPPCRLMDQIGLDTVAFIEDNYVQERGLDSRMTVDWLREKYISPGKLGLKSDKGGLYPPKSAENGVKDEEVLYLLDVGLGSNNSNISLVPTAGRILKFHTSTGKMSTLIEGQSLPDGIDVSRTASRIFWTNMGRSTASNDGSLHSANLDGTDIQTLLPSGTVHTPKQLVVDDVNSKVYFCDREGMGVHRVNFDGTNHDILVRTGSLDKPEERKDMTRWCVGVTLDMGRGYIYWTQKGPSKSGQGRIFRAGIDIPVGQTADNRQDIELLLEGLPEPIDLELDVENQLLYWTDRGEHPTGCSLNRVDVSGRADKAELQSKKEILARQFHEPIGIKLDGKKQVYVTDLGGSVYRVNDGEKSVMWRDNGCYTGIAIS from the exons ATGTCCCAACCATCATCACGTCCCGTCGTGGTACTCGGAGCCGGGGTGCTGGGCCGCCGCATTGCCTCCGTCTTTCTTGCAGGCGGATACAATGTGCATATCCGCGATCCCTCCTCGCAAGCCCTCTCGGACGCATCCAGCTACATCAACAGTCATCTTCAGGAGTTCACAGCTCTTACCCCTTCTCAACGCACCGGTGGTACATACAAGACCTTTACAGAGATCCCCGCCGCCGTAACAGACGCCTGGCTTGTTGTAGAAGCCGTACCAGAGAAACTGCCATTGAAGATCAGCACATTTGCAGAAGTCGATCGCAATGCACCGGCCGACTGTATCATTGCATCGAACAGCAGTTCATTTAAATCGAGACACATGCTGGACGAAGTGAAACCtgagagaagggaaatggTCCTGAATATGCATTTCACAATGCCGCCTGCTATCCGGACGGTGGAGTTGATGACGGATGGAGAAACGAGTCCAAAGTTGTTCAATTTGTTGACGGGTGTGTTGAGAGATTGTGGTATGATACCTGTTACGGCGAGACGGGAGTCAACTGg ATTCATCTTTAATCGTCTCTGGGCTGCTATTAAGCGGGAAATCATGTTTATCCTCGCGGAAGATGTCAGTTCCCCTGAGGAGATTGATCTCCTGTGGGAGAATATGTTCCAGCTTCCGTCTAGCTTGCCGCCGTGTCGATTGATGGACCAGATTGGTTTGGATACGGTGGCGTTCATTGAGGATAACTATGTCCAAGAGAGAGGATTAGACAGCCGCATGACTGTCGACTGGCTGCGTGAGAAATATATTTCACCTGGGAAATTGGGACTCAAGAGTGACAAGGGCGGATTGTATCCTCCCAAGTCTGCCGAAAATGGcgtcaaggatgaagaggtctTGTACTTACTCGACGTCGGGTTGGGGTCAAACAATTCCAATATCTCGCTCGTTCCAACTGCCGGGCGAATTCTCAAGTTTCACACTAGTACTGGGAAGATGAGCACTCTCATTGAAGGACAGTCCTTGCCGGATGGAATTGACGTCTCGCGAACCGCATCTCGCATCTTCTGGACGAATATGGGCCGTTCGACGGCCTCAAATGATGGCTCTCTACACTCGGCGAACCTTGACGGAACGGATATCCAGACTCTCTTGCCCTCTGGCACGGTGCATACACCGAAGCAACTGGTCGTTGATGATGTCAACAGCAAGGTCTACTTCTGTGATCGTGAGGGTATGGGCGTGCACCGAGTCAATTTTGACGGAACCAATCACGACATTCTAGTTCGTACTGGCTCTCTCGATAAGccagaggaaagaaaagatatgACGCGATGGTGTGTCGGTGTCACCTTGGACATGGGTCGAGGTTACATTTACTGGACGCAGAAGGGGCCCAGCAAAAGTGGCCAGGGACGGATTTTCCGAGCTGGTATTGATATCCCAGTTGGTCAGACAGCGGATAATCGACAAGACATTGAGCTATTGTTGGAAGGATTGCCTGAACCGATTGACTTGGAATTGGATGTGGAAAATCAGTTGCTATACTGGACTGATCGTGGCGAACATCCAACGGGGTGTTCGTTGAATCGGGTGGATGTTAGTGGCAGGGCTGATAAAGCGGAGCTTCAAagcaagaaggaaatatTAGCAAGGCAATTCCACGAACCTATCGGGATCAAACTGGACGGAAAAAAGCAGGTATATGTGACGGATTTGGGGGGAAGTGTATATCGAGTGAATGATGGGGAGAAGTCAGTGATGTGGCGGGACAACGGCTGCT
- a CDS encoding uncharacterized protein (NADH-cytochrome b-5 reductase), which translates to MPSFTLEQVQKHCKPDDVWFVLHNKVYDVTKYLEDHPGGNAILLEVAGTDATEAFEEVGHSDEAREQLEPFYVGDLPTEEHTESVEIYRPTYEQVSQSAAVNVKTSTSWSSIIQTIIKCAMTGLAGKSAITVYRRGITTTEIAHALRSLTTSISPRQGPGHDGSHFWAGVGIASAVQFSLTLGLGMWISTKLDVQQEFTHHVPRRPAKPARMIRLSRTNIPIKKPSVLDPRKWRSFTLTSKTEVAPHVYRFIFALPNPDDVLGLPTGQHIALRATINGQSVSRSYTPVSNNSDLGRIELLIKVYPEGAMTQHLEQMKVGDSIEIRGPKGAMQYSRQYAKHIGMIAGGTGITPMYQLIRAICEDDSDKTQVSLLYANNTEEDILLRTELDNFARCHPEKFQVQYVLSHPGETWQGYQGFVNGDLIAKHLAPAALENKVLLCGPPPMVAAMKKTLQGMGWTIPGAVAKAGDQVFLF; encoded by the exons ATGCCGTCCTTCACCCTTGAACAGGTCCAAAAACACTGCAAACCGGACGATGTCTGGTTTGTCCTCCACAACAAGG TCTACGATGTGACCAAATATCTTGAGGATCACCCCGGTGGGAatgccattcttcttgaGGTCGCTGGCACCGATGCTACAGAAGCTTTCGAGGAAGTCGGACACTCTGACGAAGCCCGGGAACAGTTAGAGCCTTTCTACGTAGGCGACTTACCGACAGAG GAACATACTGAATCTGTCGAGATCTACCGCCCAACCTACGAACAAGTCTCACAATCTGCGGCTGTCAACGTCAAAACCTCCACCTCCTGGTCATCCATAATCCAAACAATCATAAAATGCGCCATGACCGGTCTAGCAGGCAAATCCGCCATAACAGTCTACCGCCGTGGCATAACCACCACCGAGATAGCTCACGCTCTGCGCTCCCTCACCACATCCATCTCTCCCCGCCAGGGCCCGGGCCACGACGGATCCCATTTCTGGGCCGGCGTAGGCATCGCCAGTGCAGTCCAGTTCTCCCTAACCCTGGGCCTGGGAATGTGGATTTCGACCAAGCTAGACGTGCAGCAAGAATTCACCCATCACGTTCCCCGTCGGCCAGCCAAACCAGCACGTATGATCCGACTCTCCCGGACCAATATTCCAATCAAGAAACCGAGTGTCTTGGATCCGCGCAAATGGCGATCATTCACCTTGACCAGCAAAACTGAAGTCGCACCACATGTATATCGATTCATCTTTGCGCTGCCAAATCCGGATGATGTCCTCGGCCTACCGACGGGCCAACACATTGCTCTACGAGCAACGATCAACGGACAAAGCGTCTCGAGATCGTACACACCGGTATCCAACAACAGCGACCTAGGTCGCATCGAGCTACTCATCAAAGTATACCCCGAAGGAGCGATGACCCAGCATTTAGAGCAGATGAAAGTAGGCGACTCAATCGAGATCCGCGGGCCCAAGGGCGCAATGCAATATTCCCGGCAATATGCGAAGCACATCGGGATGATCGCAGGTGGAACAGGAATTACACCAATGTACCAGCTCATTCGGGCAATCTGcgaagatgacagcgacaAGACGCAGGTGTCACTGCTGTACGCGAATAACACGGAAGAGGACATTCTGCTGCGCACGGAGCTAGATAACTTCGCGAGGTGTCATCCTGAAAAATTCCAGGTGCAGTATGTGCTGAGCCACCCCGGGGAGACGTGGCAGGGTTATCAGGGGTTTGTGAATGGGGATCTTATTGCGAAGCATTTGGCGCCTGCTGCGCTGGAGAATAAAGTGTTGCTGTGCGGGCCGCCGCCGATGGTggcggcgatgaagaagaccctGCAAGGGATGGGATGGACGATACCTGGGGCTGTTGCTAAGGCTGGGGATCAGGTTTTCTTGTTTTAG
- a CDS encoding cytochrome P450 (cytochrome P450) — MKCQFYLVGDDIATAQSILVDSRWKFEDLQRAVGGIFHVALPTGISFHTSENETLSSVADIISASSSPIGLRIDGNAVQTPQGPKGLPLVGSFYEIFPDHLGNHYRLFRKYGPVIKTTNMGKTTYLTDDPQVASVCLAESAYMTKKINENHPLWGVKDNTAIFIGDTETENWRLAHKYLPPAMGPKAVRHYTGLMQNCARKSLPVFDELDGRDESWNVYQYMVKLASQTIGSFSLGKDFGHFDSVDSPLHPIVTNIANLLSLNKKITARGEWYRYLPFGDPARLRHVQHTIYTLLQEAIDEVAGSGIADAPMNEAALSASCVVDYLLHAVDDKGEHFPQGLILANMLIVTGAGFTTTSALLSWLLYCLVTYVGTQDRLYAELVEHGIVGPSGERNQTTWTPDLAHSLPYLDKFVKETQRLHNASFQPGRTTKTDVVLPGGYRLPPDSVIVPALYAIHTNPKTWRDPFRFDPDRWDTEEVKGRHRCAYIPFATGPRGCIGFNFALLEVKILLAELVSRYEFVRDGLEAIDYDPEFQLIRPLNFYVRAKRRV; from the exons ATGAAGTGTCAATTCTATCTCGTGGGCGACGACATCGCCACCGCGCAGTCGATACTTGTAGACTCACGCTGGAAGTTTGAAGACCTACAGCGCGCTGTCGGGGGAATTTTCCATGTCGCTCTGCCAACAG GAATCTCCTTCCACACCTCCGAGAACGAAACGTTGTCGTCCGTCGCCGACATTATCTCTgcctcatcatctcccaTCGGCCTTCGTATCGACGGCAATGCAGTACAGACCCCCCAAGGACCTAAAGGGCTGCCCTTGGTTGGTAGCTTCTATGAGATCTTTCCGGACCATCTGGGCAACCACTATCGACTCTTCCGCAAATACGGCCCAGTGATCAAAACCACTAACATGGGTAAAACCACCTACCTCACGGACGATCCCCAGGTCGCCTCAGTCTGTCTCGCAGAATCAGCCTACatgaccaagaagatcaacgagAACCACCCCCTCTGGGGCGTAAAAGACAACACTGCCATCTTCATAGGCGACACAGAGACCGAGAACTGGCGTCTCGCTCACAAATACCTCCCTCCAGCCATGGGCCCCAAAGCGGTAAGACACTACACAGGCCTGATGCAAAACTGCGCAAGAAAGTCTCTGCCTGTATTCGACGAGTTGGACGGCCGTGACGAGTCATGGAACGTCTACCAGTACATGGTCAAGCTGGCCTCGCAGACTATCGGATCATTCTCCCTCGGCAAAGACTTCGGCCACTTCGACTCAGTCGACAGCCCCCTCCACCCGATCGTCACGAACATCGCCAATCTCCTCTCGCTCAATAAGAAGATCACTGCCCGCGGAGAATGGTACCGATACCTCCCCTTCGGCGACCCGGCCCGCCTCCGCCACGTCCAACACACTATCTACACATTGCTGCAGGAAGCCATCGACGAAGTCGCCGGCTCCGGCATCGCCGACGCCCCCATGAACGAGGCCGCTCTCAGCGCCTCCTGCGTCGTCGACTACCTCCTGCACGCGGTCGACGACAAAGGCGAGCACTTCCCGCAGGGCCTCATCCTCGCCAACATGCTCATCGTCACGGGCGCCGGTttcaccaccacctccgcgCTCCTCTCCTGGCTCCTCTACTGTCTGGTCACATACGTAGGCACGCAGGACCGCCTCTACGCCGAGCTCGTCGAGCACGGCATCGTCGGCCCCAGCGGCGAACGCAACCAGACAACCTGGACCCCCGATCTCGCGCACAGCCTCCCCTACCTCGACAAGTTCGTCAAGGAGACGCAACGCCTCCACAACGCCAGTTTCCAGCCAGGGAGAACCACCAAGACTGACGTCGTGCTCCCGGGCGGGTATCGTCTCCCGCCTGATAGCGTTATTGTCCCGGCGTTGTATGCTATCCATACGAATCCCAAGACCTGGCGGGATCCGTTCCGGTTTGATCCTGATCGGTGGGATACGGAGGAGGTTAAGGGAAGACATCGTTGCGCTTATATTCCGTTTGCGACGGGGCCGAGGGGTTGTATTGGATTTAATTTTGCCTTGTTGGAGGTAAAAATTTTGTTGGCAGAGTTGGTGAGTCGGTATGAGTTTGTAAGGGACGGACTGGAAGCGATTGATTATGATCCTGAGTTTCAGTTGATTCGGCCGTTGAACTTTTATGTTAGGGCTAAGCGGAGGGTTTAG